The following coding sequences are from one bacterium window:
- a CDS encoding ferritin-like domain-containing protein produces MKTNPKIVVALQGLYFDERMAENQYLSHYAVVFNSGLPVLAAQMKERAADEAKHAERLAGRLAFFGFPANAYSGKIDEKLGSEMGIEPMLDAELPKELDAIAKYNAAISLCVELNDNDTRDLLVSNLKDETDHVHEIETAQGLIELIGVDNFAQAMM; encoded by the coding sequence ATGAAAACGAATCCGAAGATTGTTGTGGCCCTGCAAGGGCTGTATTTCGATGAGCGCATGGCGGAGAACCAATACCTTTCGCATTACGCTGTGGTATTTAACTCGGGCCTTCCTGTTCTTGCCGCTCAGATGAAAGAACGCGCCGCCGATGAAGCCAAGCACGCGGAGAGATTGGCCGGGCGCCTTGCATTCTTTGGATTCCCGGCAAATGCCTATTCCGGGAAGATTGATGAAAAACTGGGTTCTGAAATGGGAATTGAGCCGATGCTTGACGCGGAACTCCCCAAGGAACTTGACGCGATTGCCAAGTACAATGCGGCTATTTCCCTGTGCGTTGAACTCAATGACAACGACACCCGCGATTTACTGGTTTCAAATCTGAAGGATGAGACGGATCACGTTCACGAGATCGAGACCGCCCAGGGATTGATTGAATTGATCGGGGTTGACAACTTCGCTCAGGCAATGATGTAG